ATTCGAAGCAGTGTGCATTATCGAGCTTCAGGACAGTCAGTTTCCCCATCCGCGCGGAGATATTGAAGAATCACGTCGCGTTCTTTACGTCGGAATTACACGCCCGCGTAAGGTGCTACTTCTGTGCCATCGGCGCGGCATAACGTTCACTCGGTATCTTTCAGAATCGCGCGTAGTTGCAGCTCTGAACGAATGAGTGTTGCGCGCATGGCCTACTCACGTCCCGGCTTCTCCGCTGTCTGTTCGCTCTCCGGGCAGTGAATCCCGTTGTTTTGCCACCGGCGACATCGCCGTCGCGCTTCCGTCCTTCGGCCGGACGGGTGGCCGGGCAACGCCCGCGCCCTCGCCGGTCGGCGAGTCGGCGACAAGTCGCCTGCACGGGCCTTGCAATCTCCGGCCACCCGACGCGCCGCCGGCTCGTCGCCTTGGTTCCTCCGAAAGGGTTTTTCGTTCGCCAACCGGCGGGCGAACGAACGAAAAACCCTTTCTTGAAGGAGGAACCAAAGATGGCACAACAAATCGAATCCACGAACCGAGCAGCGGAGAAACGGCGTCAGGCGAAGAGCCTCATCGACGGAGCGTTGAACGACCTTGCAGGCGCCCTCGAACAGGGCAAGAGTCAAACACTCGTCGCCTACCTCGCAACGATAGCCAGATTCCACCGCTACAGCTTCGGAAACATCATGCTCATCGCATCCCAACGACCGGACGCGACCCATGTGGCCGGCTACCGCAAATGGCAGCAACTCGGGCGACAGGTAAAGCACGGCGAAAAAGGCATCCTGATCTTCGCGCCGATGTTCCTCAAGAACCGTGCCGACGAGTCACCACCGGAGACTTCCACCCCTGACGAGCCCGACAAACTTCTCCGCTTTCGTGTCGTCCACGTCTTCGATGTGTCGCAGACCGAAGGCGAAGCGCTCCCCGAGCATGCCACCGTCAACGGCGACCCAGCCGGATTCACCGATAAACTGAAGAGATTCGCCGCCGATTCCGGTATCGTCGTCGAGTATTCCGCCCACATCGGTTCCGCACACGGCTATTCCTGTGGTGGTGGGATCGTCCTGCGCGACGACCTATCACCGGCCGAGACGTTCTCTACGTTGGCACATGAACTGGCCCACGAGTTCCTGCACCACGGCGAAGGCGCCGTTCGCGGCTCGAAAACGGTTCGCGAAACCGAAGCCGAAGCGGTAGCGTTTGTCGTGTCCCATGCCATCGGCCTGGACACCAACACCGCGTCATCCGATTACATCCAGCTCTACGCGGGTGACAAGGACACGCTGTCCCAGTCCCTCGACCGCATCCAGAAAACGGCCTCGAAAATCCTCGCCGCGATCTCCGACGACGAAGACGCCACGGCCGACGTGTAGACCGTTCCACCGACGACGGCTCACGCCGTCGTTAGTCTCATCGCGGGCGCATTGTCTCCTGGCTTCCTTCTCCTGTTACGCTTCCACGGGCACCCGGCCGCCCTGCACACCGGACTATTCGGCATTTCGCTGTTCGATGTCGTGTCCCCGCATACCGCTCGCTCCCGGCGCCAGTCCGTACCGGGTCCTGCTCG
Above is a genomic segment from Phycisphaerae bacterium containing:
- a CDS encoding ImmA/IrrE family metallo-endopeptidase — protein: MAQQIESTNRAAEKRRQAKSLIDGALNDLAGALEQGKSQTLVAYLATIARFHRYSFGNIMLIASQRPDATHVAGYRKWQQLGRQVKHGEKGILIFAPMFLKNRADESPPETSTPDEPDKLLRFRVVHVFDVSQTEGEALPEHATVNGDPAGFTDKLKRFAADSGIVVEYSAHIGSAHGYSCGGGIVLRDDLSPAETFSTLAHELAHEFLHHGEGAVRGSKTVRETEAEAVAFVVSHAIGLDTNTASSDYIQLYAGDKDTLSQSLDRIQKTASKILAAISDDEDATADV